One window of Paludibacter propionicigenes WB4 genomic DNA carries:
- a CDS encoding CDP-alcohol phosphatidyltransferase family protein, with amino-acid sequence MKAKDSAQQLIYKIINPFIKMLIKMKVTPNVITTVGLIINIIAVVVFIIGGEKGATGDLSYIGWGCGLILFAGLFDMIDGRLARVGNMSSRFGALYDSVLDRYSELFMFFGICYYLVAHHYFLSSIFAFVALIGSMMVSYVRARAEGLNIECKGGLMQRPERVVTIGLSGVICGIVSAITGGNHKLYVNDMSYDVIETISIFTIPILIVAVMSNLTAIKRLNYCRLHMNGEDNASK; translated from the coding sequence ATGAAAGCAAAAGATTCAGCTCAGCAATTGATTTATAAGATTATAAATCCGTTTATTAAGATGTTGATAAAAATGAAAGTAACACCAAATGTGATTACAACGGTGGGCTTAATAATTAATATTATCGCCGTGGTTGTTTTTATTATTGGAGGAGAAAAAGGAGCTACAGGAGATTTATCTTATATCGGCTGGGGATGCGGACTTATACTTTTTGCAGGTTTGTTTGATATGATTGATGGACGCTTGGCGCGTGTAGGAAATATGTCTTCACGATTCGGAGCACTTTATGATTCCGTACTTGACCGATACAGTGAGCTGTTTATGTTTTTCGGAATTTGCTATTATTTGGTTGCTCACCATTATTTCTTAAGTTCAATTTTTGCATTTGTGGCTCTGATAGGTTCTATGATGGTAAGTTATGTCAGAGCCAGAGCCGAAGGACTGAATATAGAATGTAAAGGCGGTTTGATGCAACGTCCGGAGAGAGTTGTAACTATTGGATTATCGGGAGTTATTTGCGGCATAGTATCGGCTATAACCGGCGGAAATCATAAGCTGTATGTAAATGATATGTCGTACGATGTTATTGAAACAATATCGATATTTACAATACCCATCCTTATAGTGGCTGTTATGTCTAATCTTACTGCGATCAAACGATTGAATTACTGTAGATTACATATGAACGGAGAGGATAATGCTTCAAAATAA
- a CDS encoding DUF4833 domain-containing protein codes for MFLRLSSAAIKSIFLSRYFAFLSILLVSNLCFGNNHESYPVPQKTNKLLFYLQRSHNKNTIVYELNTLADGTIDVKNPIKVSWIRFEEGGKRAELSFIQRRAFGVKCRLADKSDNSFIVQFNNFNKRDIRLVKTATGTYCALMKIDNETAELEDVYIKAENNAIGLPISFKYMDVYGISQKDRKPVYERITL; via the coding sequence ATGTTTCTCAGGTTATCTTCTGCCGCAATAAAATCCATATTCCTTTCCAGATACTTTGCTTTTTTAAGCATTTTATTAGTTTCCAATCTGTGTTTTGGGAATAATCATGAATCGTATCCGGTTCCGCAGAAAACAAACAAATTGTTATTTTATCTTCAGCGGTCACATAATAAAAACACAATCGTTTACGAGCTCAATACTCTGGCTGATGGAACTATAGATGTGAAAAATCCGATAAAAGTATCGTGGATTCGTTTCGAAGAAGGAGGAAAAAGAGCAGAACTATCTTTTATTCAGCGCAGGGCATTTGGTGTAAAATGCCGTTTGGCTGATAAGTCTGACAATTCGTTTATTGTTCAGTTTAATAATTTTAATAAACGTGACATTAGGCTGGTGAAGACTGCAACGGGCACTTACTGCGCTTTGATGAAAATCGATAATGAAACAGCAGAACTCGAAGATGTGTATATCAAAGCCGAAAATAATGCTATCGGATTACCCATATCATTTAAATATATGGATGTTTATGGCATTTCTCAAAAAGACAGAAAACCTGTTTATGAAAGAATAACTCTATAA
- a CDS encoding phosphatase PAP2 family protein, which produces MTTFNFEEAKRTKITALFVSLLYILIISSLIGLKTENWIIVLAFNACIWLSQSSRKFILAFSIFIFFAIIYDLMKVYPNYRVNPVDIGGIYNFEKSLFGFNYHGAIVTPNEFFALHHTTFFDLLGGFFYLNWIPLPVAFAFWLYFKNKKQFLHFSLTFLFVNLIGFCIYYLHPAAPPWYVAKYGFDFIQHTPGDTAGLGRFDKLLHANIFGSLYSRNSNVFAAMPSLHCAYPLIAFFYAFKSNVKSMKWYFGIVMVGIWITAIYSGHHYVVDAIMGISCAGAGILIFQFVLLRIRAVKTFLSAYEQLIT; this is translated from the coding sequence ATGACCACATTTAATTTTGAAGAGGCAAAAAGAACTAAGATAACAGCTTTATTCGTTTCGCTCCTTTACATACTGATAATTTCTTCTTTGATAGGATTGAAGACCGAGAACTGGATAATTGTGCTTGCATTCAATGCCTGTATCTGGCTATCACAGAGTAGTCGTAAATTTATATTGGCATTCAGCATTTTTATCTTTTTTGCTATTATCTATGATTTAATGAAAGTTTACCCAAATTATAGGGTAAATCCGGTAGATATTGGCGGCATTTATAATTTTGAAAAGTCATTGTTCGGGTTCAATTATCATGGAGCCATAGTGACACCAAACGAATTTTTCGCACTACATCACACCACTTTTTTCGATCTTCTGGGAGGTTTCTTCTATCTGAATTGGATTCCTTTACCCGTTGCTTTTGCTTTTTGGTTGTATTTTAAAAACAAGAAGCAGTTTTTGCATTTTTCACTTACCTTTCTTTTTGTGAATCTGATCGGATTCTGTATTTATTATCTTCATCCTGCTGCACCTCCGTGGTATGTGGCAAAGTATGGCTTTGATTTTATTCAGCACACACCGGGCGATACAGCCGGATTAGGGCGGTTTGACAAATTGTTACATGCTAATATCTTTGGCTCGTTGTATTCACGAAATTCGAATGTCTTTGCTGCAATGCCATCCCTTCATTGCGCTTATCCGCTTATTGCTTTTTTCTATGCGTTCAAAAGCAATGTAAAGAGCATGAAATGGTATTTTGGAATTGTCATGGTGGGTATTTGGATCACGGCGATTTATTCCGGTCATCATTACGTTGTTGATGCCATAATGGGGATAAGTTGTGCCGGAGCCGGAATTCTAATTTTTCAATTTGTATTGTTGAGAATTCGGGCAGTAAAAACTTTCCTCTCCGCATACGAGCAATTAATTACCTGA